From a region of the Candidatus Omnitrophota bacterium genome:
- a CDS encoding DUF2442 domain-containing protein: MLEVASAEYVEDYKIRLVFNNGETGIVDLENCLWGPMFEPLKNIDEFKQFSVSEILHTLCWKNDADFAPEFLYEKMRESAQTPDALTPRR, translated from the coding sequence ATGCTGGAAGTCGCGAGCGCCGAGTACGTCGAAGACTATAAAATTCGTCTTGTATTCAACAACGGCGAAACTGGTATCGTCGATTTGGAAAATTGTCTTTGGGGGCCGATGTTCGAACCGCTGAAGAATATCGACGAGTTTAAGCAATTTTCCGTATCTGAAATCCTTCATACTCTCTGCTGGAAAAACGACGCGGACTTCGCTCCTGAGTTCTTATACGAAAAAATGAGGGAATCGGCGCAAACGCCGGACGCTCTTACGCCTCGGCGATAA
- the gltX gene encoding glutamate--tRNA ligase — protein MYGTNVVVRFAPSPTGHLHIGGVRTALFNWAFARHTGGKFILRIEDTDLVRSSETSMLGIVQDFRWLGIEWDEGPNPDSSHPMQEQLGGNGPYFQSQRLEIYNKYVDILLQSGHAYECFLTDEELDEKRREAPLAGKPGKYDRQWALSAPPEKIRQYRSEGREPAIRFKMPDAPVFFTDHACGVVTCQPEEFEDFVIRRSNGYPTYHLASVIDDYLMGVTHILRGQEHRTNTFRHWPLQEALGFPHPEYCHFPLIFNPDGSKMSKRDKAKAARTAAGEWLQNHSLDELAKRSSLAVAELNDFVEKKSDDASIAVRIADALKIELPEIDVADFRNAGYIPEALLNYLALLGWNPGDDVEIFSLDFLVERFDLMRVGSSNARFDRQKLLAFNAEYLQKMPLPDFAQRLRRFCEEQAPRVIEVLGEAFPLFCEVYQKRTKTLRDPLHLGEFFAIRDEDVSFEEKAVKDNLLKNDGAGLQTLRQLLFAFEPLAEWTHDSIVACLQDFLNTHNINMKKTAQPIRVAISGNVITPEIVETLIILGKTKTVNRIKRCLERFFGE, from the coding sequence ATGTATGGAACAAATGTTGTAGTCCGTTTTGCTCCTTCACCGACGGGGCATTTGCATATCGGGGGCGTGCGCACCGCCTTGTTCAACTGGGCCTTCGCCCGTCATACCGGCGGGAAGTTTATCTTGAGAATCGAGGATACGGACCTCGTTCGCTCTTCCGAAACCTCCATGCTCGGAATCGTGCAGGATTTCCGCTGGCTGGGGATTGAGTGGGACGAAGGCCCCAATCCCGATTCCAGCCATCCCATGCAGGAGCAATTGGGCGGGAATGGTCCCTATTTTCAGTCGCAGAGGCTGGAAATATACAATAAGTATGTCGATATATTGCTTCAAAGCGGCCATGCCTACGAATGTTTTCTAACCGACGAAGAGTTGGACGAGAAGCGGCGCGAGGCTCCGCTGGCGGGAAAGCCAGGCAAGTACGATCGTCAATGGGCGCTTTCGGCGCCGCCCGAAAAAATCCGCCAATATCGCAGCGAAGGGCGCGAACCGGCGATACGGTTCAAAATGCCCGATGCGCCCGTGTTTTTCACGGATCATGCTTGCGGCGTAGTAACGTGCCAGCCCGAAGAATTCGAGGATTTCGTCATTCGGCGCTCTAATGGCTATCCTACATATCATTTGGCGTCCGTCATTGACGATTATTTGATGGGCGTAACGCATATTTTGCGCGGCCAGGAGCATCGTACTAACACCTTCCGCCATTGGCCGCTGCAGGAAGCGCTGGGCTTTCCGCATCCGGAATACTGCCATTTTCCCCTCATCTTCAATCCTGACGGATCGAAGATGTCCAAGCGCGATAAAGCCAAAGCCGCCAGAACCGCCGCTGGCGAATGGCTGCAAAACCATTCGTTGGATGAATTGGCGAAACGCTCTTCCTTAGCCGTTGCGGAATTGAACGATTTCGTGGAGAAGAAAAGCGACGACGCATCGATAGCCGTTCGCATCGCCGACGCGCTGAAGATCGAATTGCCGGAAATCGACGTCGCCGACTTCCGCAATGCAGGCTATATTCCGGAAGCCCTGCTGAACTACTTGGCGCTGTTGGGATGGAATCCCGGCGACGATGTGGAGATATTCTCTTTGGATTTTCTAGTCGAACGCTTCGATTTGATGCGCGTCGGTTCCTCCAACGCCCGATTCGACCGTCAAAAACTGCTTGCCTTCAATGCGGAATATTTGCAAAAAATGCCGTTGCCGGATTTCGCTCAACGGCTGCGGCGATTCTGCGAAGAACAGGCGCCTCGTGTTATCGAAGTATTAGGCGAGGCGTTTCCCTTGTTCTGCGAGGTTTATCAAAAGCGGACGAAAACGTTGCGCGATCCCCTGCATTTGGGCGAGTTCTTCGCCATTCGAGACGAGGACGTAAGCTTCGAAGAGAAAGCGGTCAAGGACAACCTGCTCAAAAACGATGGCGCGGGTTTGCAGACGCTGCGCCAATTGCTTTTCGCATTCGAACCATTGGCGGAGTGGACGCACGATTCTATCGTCGCCTGTTTGCAGGATTTTTTGAATACTCATAACATCAATATGAAAAAGACGGCGCAGCCCATCCGCGTGGCGATCAGCGGCAACGTGATTACGCCCGAAATCGTGGAAACGTTAATTATCTTGGGGAAAACGAAGACAGTGAACCGGATAAAGCGCTGCTTGGAACGGTTTTTTGGGGAGTAG
- a CDS encoding STAS domain-containing protein, which translates to MRIIRKDHDMVSILELQGELGKNESKELTTFIEKMMEEKRYYFVLDIEQIRFMDSQAIIALLRINREVLGYGGGIKLFRPKKVVQQFMNIGHVLELFDRYETKIEAIHAFDELIKRKENLLEETNPLAQAGRNQRLILMRLLEILIRKEIFDLNEFNSEIMQSTHLVLRLFRKQIEASRF; encoded by the coding sequence ATGAGAATCATACGCAAAGATCACGATATGGTCTCTATCCTTGAACTGCAAGGAGAACTTGGTAAAAACGAATCCAAGGAACTGACAACGTTTATCGAAAAAATGATGGAGGAAAAGCGGTATTATTTCGTCCTTGACATCGAGCAAATCCGCTTCATGGACAGCCAAGCGATCATCGCTCTGCTTCGCATCAATCGGGAAGTGCTGGGATATGGCGGCGGCATCAAACTATTCCGTCCCAAAAAAGTAGTGCAGCAATTCATGAATATCGGCCATGTTTTGGAACTCTTCGACCGATATGAAACCAAGATCGAAGCGATTCACGCCTTCGACGAATTGATTAAGCGCAAGGAAAATCTGCTAGAGGAAACCAATCCCTTAGCTCAGGCGGGACGCAACCAACGCCTTATCTTGATGCGTCTTTTGGAGATATTAATCCGGAAAGAAATATTCGATCTAAACGAATTCAACAGCGAGATTATGCAATCCACCCATCTGGTTCTCCGATTGTTCAGAAAACAGATCGAAGCCAGCCGCTTTTAA
- a CDS encoding 6-hydroxymethylpterin diphosphokinase MptE-like protein — MSGFLEKNLQILQSYDPKTADRLRQYTPCHRAEIIATPANVPSLRLQSGGAARLLHSAKNPIQEAQRWVNGLELPIAYNLMIFGSGLLYHVFELAKRCQRDLCNIVIVEREIDIVYAAFTYVDMTLLLQSRSFFFLIEPTDSEMRDCMNRLLTPFIQDGLTVIEHPASVEIDPAFYRRVREIVDESLQSGEILLRTKVQLGGMIQENIIRNIPQMLSNPSLTALNSALTKIPAFVVGAGPSLDKNVDLLAQVGDKGVIIAVDTVYKLLLNKGITPHLIATTDPTPLNARHFAGVTDLGAAILVFSPSVFHEIPKQLQGTKVSISLPSSRLLNVMKQLFGEGAAMSPGINVGQTCFNLARYLGCDPIVLVGFDLSFSRDGGSTHASGTALRRNIYRSDAPGKMKVELLGDKPELEEFDPIIVPANLGGEVATNKFWLAYLRSMEEEIKRTNARVINCTEGGAKMEGAEIRTLRETIQEYARYEAMAQSTLQMAVGFFFELNKESGKALLRQSGDILKTAVEKAEEGLQKVGALRAIASSRSPNPVLLEETMNEILKIHKALTQDHKVYAVLDEAADCVLSPFLKRENRPKGPEPTPKNVEMTIKRYQDYFSGMKELCAKYSLIIQETVDSMDNASWTAPSW; from the coding sequence ATGAGCGGTTTTCTGGAGAAAAATTTACAGATTCTGCAATCCTACGATCCAAAGACCGCGGATCGCTTGCGGCAATATACTCCCTGCCATCGCGCCGAGATTATAGCAACTCCGGCAAACGTTCCTTCCTTGCGCCTGCAATCCGGCGGCGCCGCCCGCCTGCTGCATAGCGCCAAAAATCCCATCCAGGAAGCCCAGCGTTGGGTAAATGGATTAGAGTTGCCAATCGCTTATAATTTGATGATCTTCGGCTCGGGCTTGCTGTATCACGTATTCGAACTCGCTAAAAGATGCCAGCGGGATTTATGTAATATTGTTATCGTCGAACGCGAAATCGACATTGTTTATGCAGCTTTTACTTATGTTGATATGACCTTGCTGCTGCAAAGCCGTTCTTTCTTTTTTTTGATCGAACCAACGGATTCGGAGATGCGGGATTGCATGAACCGGCTGCTTACGCCTTTCATCCAGGATGGTTTAACCGTTATAGAGCATCCGGCCTCCGTCGAAATCGATCCAGCTTTTTACCGCCGGGTGCGGGAAATCGTGGATGAGTCTCTGCAAAGCGGAGAAATTCTATTACGCACCAAGGTGCAGCTGGGGGGGATGATTCAGGAAAATATTATCCGCAACATCCCTCAGATGTTATCCAATCCATCGTTGACGGCTTTAAATTCCGCCTTGACCAAGATTCCCGCGTTCGTCGTGGGCGCAGGGCCGTCGTTGGATAAAAACGTTGACCTGTTGGCTCAGGTGGGGGATAAAGGCGTCATTATCGCAGTCGATACCGTTTATAAACTTTTGCTTAATAAAGGCATAACGCCTCATCTTATCGCTACTACCGATCCGACGCCGCTCAACGCCCGCCATTTTGCGGGAGTGACGGATTTGGGTGCGGCGATTCTCGTGTTTTCCCCAAGCGTTTTCCATGAAATCCCCAAACAATTGCAAGGAACGAAAGTCTCCATCTCATTGCCCTCGTCGCGTTTGTTGAACGTCATGAAGCAACTCTTCGGCGAAGGCGCCGCCATGAGTCCCGGCATCAACGTCGGCCAGACCTGCTTCAACCTGGCGCGCTATTTGGGCTGCGATCCTATTGTATTGGTCGGCTTCGATCTCTCTTTTTCCCGCGATGGCGGTTCGACTCATGCGTCGGGAACCGCGTTGCGCCGCAATATCTATCGCTCGGACGCGCCGGGGAAAATGAAAGTCGAATTGTTGGGAGACAAGCCGGAACTGGAAGAATTCGATCCCATCATCGTCCCCGCCAACCTGGGAGGGGAAGTCGCCACCAACAAATTTTGGCTGGCTTATCTACGTTCGATGGAAGAGGAGATCAAGCGAACCAACGCTCGCGTCATTAACTGCACCGAAGGCGGCGCTAAAATGGAAGGCGCCGAGATCCGGACGCTGCGGGAAACGATACAGGAATACGCGCGCTATGAGGCGATGGCGCAAAGCACGCTGCAAATGGCCGTCGGCTTCTTTTTCGAATTGAATAAAGAAAGCGGCAAGGCTTTACTACGGCAATCTGGCGATATTTTGAAAACAGCGGTGGAAAAAGCGGAAGAAGGGTTGCAAAAAGTCGGCGCCTTGCGCGCCATCGCCTCCAGCCGGTCTCCGAATCCGGTTTTGTTGGAAGAGACGATGAACGAGATTCTGAAAATCCACAAAGCGCTGACTCAAGACCACAAAGTTTATGCCGTTTTGGATGAAGCCGCCGATTGCGTTCTTTCGCCTTTTCTCAAAAGGGAAAACCGGCCCAAGGGGCCGGAACCGACTCCGAAAAATGTAGAAATGACCATCAAGCGCTACCAGGATTATTTTTCGGGAATGAAGGAATTGTGCGCAAAGTACTCTCTTATCATTCAAGAAACCGTCGATTCGATGGATAATGCTTCCTGGACGGCGCCCAGCTGGTAA
- the nrdR gene encoding transcriptional regulator NrdR produces MKCPYCGVDEDKVVDSRSMSDGASIRRRRLCLACNQRFTTYERYEEIPLMIIKRDERREAFDRNKVCKSMRIACQKRPVSEEQLQQITTLIEQRLYMTHESEIPSSVIGENIMKELRQLDQVAYVRFASVYRQFKDLHQFQQELSQLMGKGEAQDAPSGEEPTPLP; encoded by the coding sequence GTGAAATGTCCTTATTGCGGCGTCGATGAAGATAAAGTCGTGGATTCGCGTTCCATGTCCGACGGCGCGAGCATCCGCCGCCGCCGGTTATGTTTGGCGTGCAACCAGCGTTTTACTACCTACGAACGCTATGAAGAGATTCCTCTCATGATTATCAAGAGGGACGAACGCCGGGAGGCGTTCGACCGGAACAAGGTTTGCAAAAGCATGCGCATCGCCTGCCAAAAGCGCCCGGTATCGGAAGAGCAGCTGCAACAGATCACGACGTTGATCGAGCAGCGGCTTTACATGACGCACGAAAGCGAAATTCCCAGTTCCGTCATCGGGGAAAATATTATGAAGGAACTGCGGCAGCTGGATCAGGTGGCCTACGTCCGCTTCGCTTCCGTTTATCGCCAATTCAAAGACCTGCATCAATTTCAGCAAGAACTTTCGCAATTGATGGGGAAAGGAGAGGCGCAGGACGCGCCTTCCGGCGAAGAGCCGACTCCTCTCCCCTGA
- the glyA gene encoding serine hydroxymethyltransferase, translating to MVLEHVRTADPEIYNAILLEAGRQHEKLELIASENFVSEAVLEAMGTPLTNKYAEGYPGKRYYGGCEFVDIAEKLAIERAKKLFGADHANVQPHSGSQANMAAYMALVEPGAKIMGLDLSQGGHLTHGSPVNFSGKLFQVKSYGVNRETEQIDLCEFRQALEEYRPELVILGASAYPRRLDFAGLGEIIRSVGAKSLADIAHIAGMAAVGLHPTPIPHMDIVTSTTHKTLRGPRGGLILCKEEHAKAVNGKMFPGSQGGPLMHVIAAKAVAFQEAMQPEFKVYQQRILDNAKAMEKTFAGRNIRMISGGTDTHLLLLDVGHNGLTGKDCEKALDRAYITVNKNMIPFDKQTPFVASGVRLGTPALTTRGMGPVEMKTVANMIADIIESKLEESVIESVKAKVKDLTASFPLYSEWRKLPMAQA from the coding sequence ATAGTGTTAGAGCATGTCCGGACCGCCGATCCAGAAATTTATAATGCGATTTTGTTGGAAGCAGGCCGTCAGCACGAAAAATTGGAATTGATCGCATCCGAAAATTTCGTCTCCGAGGCGGTTCTGGAAGCGATGGGAACTCCTCTGACCAATAAATACGCCGAAGGCTATCCCGGCAAGCGATACTATGGCGGCTGCGAGTTCGTCGATATCGCTGAGAAGTTGGCAATCGAGCGGGCGAAGAAACTGTTTGGCGCCGATCACGCCAACGTGCAGCCCCATTCCGGTTCGCAGGCTAATATGGCTGCTTATATGGCACTGGTCGAACCCGGCGCTAAGATTATGGGCTTAGACCTTTCTCAAGGCGGACATTTGACGCATGGCAGCCCGGTTAATTTTTCCGGCAAGCTCTTTCAGGTGAAATCCTACGGCGTCAATCGCGAGACTGAGCAAATCGATCTGTGCGAATTCCGTCAGGCATTGGAAGAGTATCGGCCTGAACTGGTGATTCTGGGCGCTTCCGCTTATCCTCGCCGCCTCGATTTTGCAGGGTTGGGAGAGATTATCCGCAGCGTAGGCGCAAAATCGCTGGCGGACATTGCACATATCGCAGGAATGGCGGCGGTGGGATTGCATCCCACGCCGATACCACACATGGATATCGTTACATCGACGACTCACAAAACCCTGCGCGGCCCTCGCGGCGGACTAATCCTCTGCAAGGAGGAGCACGCCAAAGCGGTGAACGGAAAGATGTTTCCCGGCAGCCAGGGCGGACCGTTGATGCATGTCATCGCCGCCAAGGCTGTCGCGTTTCAGGAAGCGATGCAGCCCGAATTCAAAGTTTATCAACAACGCATTCTTGATAACGCCAAGGCGATGGAAAAGACGTTCGCCGGGCGCAATATCCGCATGATTTCCGGCGGGACGGATACTCATTTGCTCCTGCTGGACGTGGGGCATAACGGCCTAACCGGCAAAGATTGCGAGAAAGCCCTTGACCGCGCCTATATTACAGTCAATAAAAATATGATTCCCTTCGATAAGCAAACTCCATTCGTCGCCAGCGGCGTCCGGTTGGGAACCCCGGCGCTGACAACGCGGGGGATGGGGCCAGTTGAGATGAAAACCGTCGCCAATATGATCGCCGACATCATCGAATCCAAACTCGAAGAATCGGTCATCGAATCGGTGAAAGCGAAAGTGAAAGACCTTACAGCCTCCTTCCCGCTCTATTCGGAATGGAGAAAACTGCCTATGGCGCAGGCGTAA
- a CDS encoding RpiB/LacA/LacB family sugar-phosphate isomerase has translation MTADPFRILMICMGNCCRSPIAEALLRKRLAEKGLDDDVLVESAGISAVDGAAPSSRAVYEVRRRGGSLDGFRSRSLTREMCDKAHLCVVMTQQQQFFMDEMYPECSDKVRILGQYLLPEGPLDISDPVGGDDAVFDRVAGYIESGVERIVDDWDDIRHRFYETRKFVVAFGADHRGFAVKNFLIERWEKELAALIDCGTDSGASCDHPDYAFLAAGLVARGKADRGVLICSTGHGMLLAANKVHGIRCVMPYDEEHARMSRTHNNANMLAMGADYFERDRIDSIVRAWMESCFLGGKYQRRISKIMACESRDFAPCAVSYPGTMQVKSYYKSFANSNLSG, from the coding sequence ATGACCGCTGATCCCTTTCGTATTTTAATGATTTGCATGGGAAATTGCTGCCGCAGTCCGATCGCCGAGGCTTTATTGCGCAAGCGCTTGGCCGAAAAGGGATTGGATGACGATGTTCTCGTGGAATCCGCTGGCATCTCCGCCGTGGATGGCGCCGCTCCATCCAGCCGGGCGGTTTATGAGGTTCGCCGCAGAGGCGGTTCGCTCGATGGTTTCCGTTCGCGATCCTTGACGCGGGAAATGTGCGATAAAGCTCATCTCTGCGTCGTCATGACTCAGCAACAACAGTTTTTTATGGATGAGATGTATCCCGAATGTTCGGATAAAGTACGTATTTTAGGCCAATATTTGCTTCCCGAAGGTCCTTTGGATATTTCCGATCCGGTGGGAGGGGATGACGCCGTATTCGATCGGGTTGCCGGGTATATCGAGAGCGGCGTCGAACGCATCGTGGATGATTGGGACGATATCCGACATCGATTTTACGAGACGCGAAAGTTTGTCGTAGCATTCGGCGCCGATCATCGCGGCTTTGCGGTGAAAAATTTCCTCATCGAGCGATGGGAAAAGGAATTGGCGGCGTTGATCGATTGCGGAACCGATTCCGGTGCGTCCTGCGATCATCCCGATTATGCTTTTCTGGCGGCGGGTTTAGTGGCGCGGGGCAAGGCGGATCGAGGCGTGTTGATCTGCTCGACGGGACATGGCATGTTACTCGCCGCCAATAAAGTGCACGGCATCCGCTGCGTCATGCCCTACGACGAAGAACATGCGAGAATGTCGCGCACCCATAACAACGCCAACATGCTAGCGATGGGCGCGGATTATTTCGAGAGAGACCGGATCGACAGCATTGTAAGAGCGTGGATGGAAAGCTGTTTCCTGGGCGGCAAATATCAGCGGCGCATCAGTAAAATCATGGCGTGCGAATCGCGGGATTTCGCGCCCTGCGCCGTCTCCTATCCTGGAACTATGCAAGTGAAATCCTATTATAAATCGTTCGCTAATTCGAATTTGTCCGGGTAA